GTTATTTTTTTCTATACCAAGTTAAGTCCATGCGGTTAGAGCATTGTAATTTTGGAATCTATAATACCATTTTTTTGAAGGAattggaagtttttttttttttttttccttcatacATTTTTCATGTTaatatttgatcttgtgttatgtGTGAGTGTGGGTGGAATAGCCCTTCATTAAGTTGTGACTATCAAAAATCAAAGTGATGATATACATTTtggttttaaataatttaatatttcatTAGAACTATTATCATTGGTGTAATATTTATCTAAGGTATAACTATCATACTAGGTGTTAACCTATGTCGACATCCTTGTTCATGTATCAACAACTAAATATTCCACGCATCCCAAATGGACACACTCATATTCTTACAAGCTTTGAGTGTCATATGTACACAATGGACTTTTTTCATCAATCCTATTTTATAGAGGATTTAATATCTTCCACAAGATCATTTTTCTACCTAATATGAGAGCATGAGCCTTTAGGTTGAAACCTCAACCTAAGGCTAAGGAGCACCCATTTCACCAAAGTCACCCAAGACATGATCTTGACCTCATCTCATAAGGCATTGAGGCCTTGCACTCACCAAGATTTGATCATTAGTGGATTCATTCAAAACCATTTAAATTCACCAACAAACTGAGGGTCAATTGATTTCTCACCATTTATTAAGTAGAAGACTTAAAACATGAATCCTACACTACATAAAATAGAATCAAATGGCCTACACATAATGAATGTGCATCCAAAGATAGAGTTGAGGACATAAAATCAATCACTCTTTATTcataagagagagaagagaggatataagggaaaagggagggagagatgaAGAGATTGGTACAAAGGGGTAGACAAACATACTCAACTTTGTATGTTTGTCTATGTCTTTGCACCTCTCTCTTCATCTCTCCCTCCCTTTGCCCTTAtatcttctcttctctcttttatatatatatatatatatatatatatatatatatataataactctTTATTTATTGTATATGCATTCCAAGGATTTCACATTTAGCATATTAAATTGAAAACATTAAAAGTGGATGCATAGTCGCTCCATTCATCTATCACTTTTCATCAAGGAATTGGTTACACACAACACTATTTTTTATATAGCCTACCAATCAATCTAATGTAttgtatgaatatatataaaaaGTAGAAAAATGTTTTTTGCTAATTGACCACCTCTTTGACATACCTATTACATAGCAAAATGTGATTGCTAATCATATTCTTTTATAATAAAAGTCAAAAATCTTAAAAAAGTGAtatcaaaacaaacatttttttttgaaagagaagaaaataatAGAATTATTACTATGGTTTATACACATAACAGCAACATTATACCATGATTTTATACTGGCTAATGTCCTGTCTTCTAGAAACATAAATTATCCTTTTTCAgcattgattaaatttatttacatttttaaaacataacgTACATTGCTGCTATTGCCAAACTAAGATTAACAAATGTCTCGTAGATTCAGTTGTACTTCAAAAATATTTTGCATTGTTTATTTTTACGTCCACTAATTTTAACTCTTAAGCGAACGTTCAATTAGTAAGCGAACGTTCAAACTTAAATCATTGACCACTAGTTAAGTAGATATTTCCAAATGTAGTAGGTAGCCACATAAAATAACTGGTAGATGAAAGACCGGCTGCTCAATCTAATTCGCAAGAAAAATGTTTATCATGTGTGAttttaaatcttgatgaagaaaactataaaaattgtattttttatataaataattgttAATTGATGACTAATTTGATTCATGAtaaattgacaaataaaaattGATTGATGTAAATAGTTGTAAACAATTTTTGTCGTGCAAACTAAGCAAGAACCTTAAATCACTCAAATGCACACAGGTCTTAAATTATAGATCTCAATGATCACTAAAATGGTATctaaaatgtattattttattttattttaaaatttatttatttattatatatataaatacataagatttatgtgattttaatttgaaaatattataattattattattttgatgtgCAAATAATTTTTGTGAACACACTGAAAAATCATTACATTCCACTCTTTATTATCATTGTAGAATGCCTcccaatattaattaataattgatttttttttttaaattcatatttaCATGGACACAAAAATCATATTGATCAGCTCatgtttttctttctttcaatcacTTTCTTATATCAATATCAGCTCACCatataatagaaataaaaaaatatatgaacTAACTCATTTTCTTTTAACTTTAACTATGAAAAATATATACAATTAAAATCAAAAGTAATTATACTAATATAGTAATTatacaaatacttcataaacatgaAAAAATTAATATCTAGCTTTTTTGTTTTACTCATATCAAATCAAACAAAAACCTAATTAAATGACCCAATTCTTTTGTTAGCTCCCCTCTTCTATAAATTCCCCCATCACAACTCTCTCAAATGCACAGCAGCTCTTGTAGCTTCTGATAGGTAAAAGGATAGTTTTCTTTTACATTAATGAAAGAAAAGCAAAATGGTTGTCAAGCTGCTTGGACCTGCCTATGCCTCCTGCTGCAAAAGGGTGCTCGCATGCCTGATAGAAAAAGATATTGAGTTCGAAATTGTGCCTATTGATATAGATAATGGGGAGCATAAAAAACCAGAGTTCCTGGCCTTACAAGTAGGGGACCTTccttataatataattttttctgtTGGTTTTACAAGTAGGGGACCTTccttataatataattttttctgtTGGTTTTAGAATAGTCTATTTATGGGGTTGAGTTGTTAGTAACTTGTATTTGTATGATGTTTTATGCAGCCATTTGGAAAAGTTCCAGTAGTCCAGGATGGAAGTCTCACCCTGTTTGGTAATCATGTTAATTGTATATATGTTTATGGGTAGTCTACAATATTGCTTTcgatatgatatatttatttttgaTAGACTGATTAGATAGATTATCCTCTTTCATGTGATATGTTTGTATTCAAAATTTATGTGGGTAGCTTGCATAAATTCCTGTGATACGCTTATTGTATATCCTTAAAATCTACTGGTTAGTGCATCTACCATTGATATAATGTGATTTGGGTAGTGTATATCTGAGTTTCTATGAATTGGGTATGTGTAGAATCAAGGGCTATCATAAGGtactatgcagagaaatatgcatCACAGGGGACTTGTCTGCTGGGCAAGACTTTGGAGGAGAGAGCATTAGTTGAACAATGGCTTGAAGTTGAAGGACAGAACTTTAATCCTCATGCTTATGCATTACTTTATCAACTGCTCTTTGGCCCAAGGAAGAATAAGCCTCAGGACAAGGCATTGATTGAGAGCAGTGCTCAAAAGTTGGGGGAAGTGTTAGATGTGTATGAAGAGAGGCTGTCAAAGAGCAAGTACTTGGCAGGGGATTTTTTCAGCCTTGCTGATCTGACCCATCTTCCATATATTGAGTATATAGTGAATGTTGTTGGTAAGGGACATCTGATTAGGAATAGGAAACATGTGAATTCGTGGTGGGAGAATATTTCCTCTAGACCTGTGTGGAAGAGGGTTTTGGCTTTGGCTATGTGAAATCCGGGATCTAGTAGCATGTTAAGCTTTATATGTAATAAAGCATGGAAGATCTATTGGAGTATTGAGGTTTACTTTTTATAAAGCATGGAAGATTTCCTAGAATATTAAGATTTAAAGTTCTTAAGTAATAAAGTTTGGAATAATATTTTGACCTTTTGTGAAATCTTGGATCTCTTAAAATATTAAGATTTATATGTAATAAAGTCATGTTAATAACCTGTAGTATATAGTAATATTATTATTATGTGAGGATAGTGATAATGTGATGAACTTTGCTTTGACCAACAAATGTGGTAATGTGAGTTTGGTAGAGGTCAGAATCTGGTGTGCATTTTGGTGTTGCTTCTTCCTGCACTGCCACGAGGAGAAACCGCCAACGGTACAGATAAATAGAGAATTGCTGTTGGGTTCTTCAGGTATTAAACTCCTTGCCCTATGAACATTTTTCTCCTGCATTGAGAGTTTTGATTCTGATATGTCTTTAGTTTCCTCACTTTATCACCTCTGAATTCAGAAAATTGTTCTCTTTTCGATTCAAATACACTGACAGTGGTATCTTGACTACATACGGCAACATAAGGACTTCAGTAGAGTCTGAGGTATGTTTGTTTATACTATTTAGATCTACATAGTATAGCAAGTTCTCTACCCCAGGATACTAAATGAACATGGCATGTAATGACCAATTATCCCTGacatctaatttcattttcttcttttcagtCAAGCTCAAATATGCATCACTCAGTACATTAGCACTTGTCATCTGTGGAAAAGCTCTTTAATTTTAGCTATGCTTTGCTCTTGAACTCTTATCTAAGTATTATGCTTCATCATTTGTTAGCATGTATCCTGCCCGATTCACATGAGTTACACATTTTATGAAAACTGATTAACATTTGGTTTTACGATTAAGAATGATACAATTTTTTTGTGATGGAGTACTTATAGATTTGGAGCAGTCAATGATATTATTTTTAGTTGATAATATTTCCTTATTTGAAATAGTTTGACATGAGTAACACATTATATGAAATGATTAAGATTTGCTTTAGGGATTAAGAATGAT
The nucleotide sequence above comes from Cryptomeria japonica chromosome 11, Sugi_1.0, whole genome shotgun sequence. Encoded proteins:
- the LOC131041306 gene encoding glutathione S-transferase F10, translated to MVVKLLGPAYASCCKRVLACLIEKDIEFEIVPIDIDNGEHKKPEFLALQPFGKVPVVQDGSLTLFESRAIIRYYAEKYASQGTCLLGKTLEERALVEQWLEVEGQNFNPHAYALLYQLLFGPRKNKPQDKALIESSAQKLGEVLDVYEERLSKSKYLAGDFFSLADLTHLPYIEYIVNVVGKGHLIRNRKHVNSWWENISSRPVWKRVLALAM